The sequence below is a genomic window from Chitinophagaceae bacterium.
GCTGCAATCGTATTCAGGGCATCATCTCCCGGAAGATTGTTGGCCAGGGATACTGAACCGTTATCATTCGGGCCGATGGCATTGTAAACACTTCCACTTGTCATCATGATGCCTGCATTGATACCGAGATTGGTGGCAGATCCATCAAAAAATCCAACAGCTACTGACGCGCCGTTATAGGTAACATTGCTGATGCTGACACAAGTGCTGTCGAAAAAATCATGCATCATGGTGGACACAGAAATTGCAGTGTCTACTACCAGTTGAGCTTTTGATTGTCGGGGGATAATTGTTAGAAGCAGAAAGGCAACAAAGAAACAGGTGTAAATTTTTTTCATGGCTAAAAAGTTTAATGGGAATTTCAAAGTTAAACAATAATGCTACAGATGGTTCAGTTGCCATTTAATATCTGTTTGAAATCTGTTAAGTTTGCGCCTCTGATAAATGATTGGTCAGAAATCGATTCAGCAACTCTGACTTAGAGTAAATCAAAAAATTCCTTTATAAAGCGAGATGCCGGTTAATGAACATATTTATTTTGCCCATGAAACGGCTGTGATTGATGAAGGCTGCTTCATTGGAAAGGGTACGCACATCTGGCATTTCAGTCATGTAATGCCGCAATGTGTGATCGGAGAAAATTGTAACCTCGGACAAAATGTGGTGGTCAGTCCTGATGTTGTGTTGGGCAACAATGTGAAAGTGCAAAACAATGTTTCCATCTATACAGGTGTAACCTGTGAAGATGATGTGTTTCTGGGTCCATCGATGGTATTTACTAATGTGATCAATCCCCGCAGTGCTGTTTCACGTAAAAATCAGTATGAAAAAACACTCGTGAAAAAAGGTGCTACCATTGGAGCCAATGCGACTATTATTTGTGGAAACACGATTGGAACATTTGCTTTTATCGGTGCAGGAACGGTTGTTACAAAAGATGTGAAACCTTACGCATTGGTTATAGGAAATCCCGCAAAACAAATCGGATGGATGAGTGAATACGGACACCGTTTGCAATTTGATGAAAGCAACATTGCAATTTGTCCGGAGAGCGGCGAAAAATATGTATTGAAGAATCACGAGGTGGAAAAATTAAACCCGTAGTGCTGCAACTGTTGTTGCCAAACCCGTTGAATTATGTTTGAAGAACTTCTTGATAAGAAAATAAAATTAGCTGTAATAGGACTGGGCTATGTGGGATTGCCTGTGGCGCTCGGTTTTGCAAAGCATGTCAGTGTGATTGGTTTCGACATCAATTCGAAACGTATTGACCTGCTGAATAAAAAAATTGACCCGAGCAGTGAAATGACTGCTGCTGATTTTGAAAATTGCGATATCACATTTACCAGCGACATTAAAGTTTTGAAGGAAGCCTCTTTTTTTATTGTGGCAGTTCCCACACCGGTTGATATTCACAATGTGCCCGATTTGCAATGGCTGCTTCTGGCATCTGAAACTATTGGAAAGGTTTTGAAGAAAGGTGATTACGTAGTGTTTGAATCAACTACCTATCCGGGCTGCACCGAGGAAGATTGCCTTCCGGTAATTGAAAAATGGTCGGGATTAAAAGTGAAGCAGGATTTTAAGCTTGGTTATTCTCCGGAAAGAATTAATCCGGGTGACAAAGAGCATACACTTGAAAAAATTATGAAAGTGGTTTCAGGTTGCGATGAAGAATCGTTGGATGAAATAGCGAAGGTGTATGGCATTGCAGCAAGGGCCGGCATTCACAAAGCGCCCAGCATCAAAGTGGCGGAAGCAGCCAAGATTATTGAGAATACACAACGCGATGTAAATATTGCCTTGATGAATGAGTTGTCGCTCATTTTTCAACTGCTGGGCATCAATACCTATGATGTAATTGAAGCGGCTGCCACTAAATGGAATTTTCTCAAATTTTACCCCGGACTTGTAGGTGGTCATTGCATCAGTGTTGATCCGTATTATCTTACCTACAAAGCAAATGAATTGGGCTATGAGCCAGAAGTAATTACAAGTGGACGGAGAATAAATGATGATATGGGTCCTCATATTGCACGCAGAACTGTTCAGTTGCTTACCCAACTGGGCAAAGATCCGGGCAAATCAAAAGTATTGGTGATGGGAGCGACTTTTAAAGAAAATATCACCGACCTGCGTAATTCTAAAGTGGTGGATCTGATTCATGAATTAAAAGAATTTTCATTGAAGGTGGAAGTAACAGATCCACATGCACCGGATGAAGAAGTGTTGCAACAGCATGGATTTTCATTGGTGAAAAATATTGCAAAAGATTATGATGCTGTGATCGTGGCAGTAATTCATGCCGAATTCCGTAACCTGACGGAGGATTATTTTCTTTCCATCACAAAACCTGATGCTTTGTTCATGGATGTGAAAGGTGCTTTCAGAAAGAAGATTACTAAAATGAAGTATTGGTCGTTGTAAAATCAAGGATATTAAATTAACTGTATGTCAGACTTTCAGCAAAAAATATTGGTAACAGGTGGCGCCGGATTTATCGGTTCGCATGTTGTGCGAAGGTTTATCAAAAAATATCCGCAGTATCTTATATACAACCTCGATAATCTTACGTATGCAGGCAACCTCGAAAATCTGCGCGATGTGGAAGATGCTGCGAACTATTGTTTCATCAAAGGCGATATTATTGATGCTGGTTTTATCAATCAATTGTTTCAGGAGCACCATTTTAATGCAGTGATACATCTCGCTGCCGAAAGTCATGTTGACCGCTCCATTGTTTCACCAATGGATTTCATCTTCACCAATATTGTGGGAACTGTCAACTTATTAAATGCGGCAAATGTTACCTGGAAAAATGATAAAGCTGCCATCCAAAATCCATCCGTTAGAAATCTTTTTTACCAGGTTTCTACCGATGAAGTTTTTGGATCACTCGATAATGGCGGATACTTTACAGAAAGCACTGCGTATGATCCTCGTTCTCCCTATTCCGCTTCGAAGGCCAGTGCTGATCATCTGGTTCGCGCTTATGGTCATACCTACGGTCTTCCGGTATTAGTTACGAATTGCTCCAATAATTATGGCTCGTTTCAGTTTCCCGAAAAACTAATTCCGTTGGCAATCAACAATATCAAAAACAACAAACCTGTGCCCATCTACGGTAAAGGAGAAAATGTGCGCGACTGGTTATGGGTAGAAGATCACGCTGCAGCCATTGATCTTGTTTTTCATGAAGGAAAAAGTGGCGCAACCTATAACATCGGCGGATTTAATGAGCGAATGAATATTGACCTTATCATGCAGTTGTGTAAGATCATGGATGAAAGACTGCAGCGCGCAGAAGGTTCCTCAGCAAAGTTGCTCACTTACGTAAAAGACCGGGCAGGCCACGATCTCAGGTATGCTATTGATTCCTCAAAAATCACCAATGAGTTGGGATGGAAACCCACATTGACTTTTGAAGAAGGTCTTGCAAAAACAGTAGACTGGTATCTTGAAAATGAAGAGTGGCTCCGGCATGTTACTTCGGGCGATTATCAGAAGTATTATGTGGAGCAATATGTAAAACGCTAATTATCGGCTCTAATAATGACGTGTCGATGTATTGCGTGTAATTTCAGGTTGCTGCCCCTTCCTTCTTCCACAATCATTTTCTACCTTTGCGCCTCGTTTAAATTTCCTCTGATTACTATTTAATAAAGCATCAAACCCAACAACTGTGAACGAACAATATTTTAAGTGGCATTCCCCCGTTTTGAACCGCGAAACAGAAATGCTGGTATTTGGCGAAGGCGGTTACCCGATTATTGCCTTTCCTACCTCTATGGGCCGGTATTATCAGAACCGCGATTTCAAACTTATTGAGAGCGTGGAATGGTATGTTAATAATGGATATGTTAAAATCTATTGTGTTGACGGTATTGACGAAGAAAGCTGGTATAATAAGAGTGTAAGTCCTGCAATCAGAGTGCAGAACCATTTGGTATATGACCGTTTCATTCATGATGAAATATTCACACGCGCTCTGAGAGAAACAGGCAAGTCAAAGGTGGCTGTGGCCGGCTGTAGTTTTGGCGGTTATCATGCCACGAATTTTGCCTTCCGTTATCCTGAAAAAGTGGGTTACCTCTTCAGCATGAGTGCGGCCTATGATATCAAGCCACAGTTGGACGGTCATTACGATGATGATGTCTATTACAATAATCCAACGGATTACCTTCCCGGACTTGAAAACCCTGCACTTTACGAAATGGGTATTGTGTTAGGTGCAGGCGAACATGATATTTGTCTCGAAGCAAATAAAGAACTTTCTGAAATCCTGAATAAAAAAGGGATAAAACATTGGTTGGATATCAGGATGGGCGCTGTGCATGACTGGCCAATCTGGCGTGAGATGTTTCCCCATTATCTCTCTCAAATGAAATTCTAATTGCAGATTTCCAAATCACCTGCAGCAATCGTTCAGTATTACTTTCCATTTAAATAACTTAAAACTTCTCATGAAAAAAATCGGAATTCTCTTCGGCATGGAACGCACGTTTCCCCAGGCCTTTATCGACAGGGTGAACTCAAAGAACATTGAAGGTATAACGGCAGAAGCTGTTAGCATCGACAAGGTAGCTCAGGCTTATTCATCCGGATACGACGTGATCATTGATCGCATTTCCCAGGATGTTCCTTTTTATCGTACCTATCTTAAGAATGCGGCATTGTGTGGAACAGCGGTTCTTAACAACCCATTCTGGTGGAGCGCAGATGATAAATTCTTCAATAACTGCCTGGCTATAAAAATAGGTGTACCGGTTCCTAAAACGGTCATCCTCCCTTCTAACGAACATCCGACAGACACAACCTCTGATTCTTTTTCCAACCTGGTAACACCGCTCGATTGGGAAGCCATGTTCGGATACATTGGTTTTCCCGCTTACATGAAACCATACGCCGGTGGCGGATGGAAAAGCGTTTATAAGATCAGCGATGCAGATGATCTGTTTGCCAAACATGCGGAAACCGGTCAGTTGGTGATGCTGTTGCAGGAAGAAATTCAATTTGATGCGTATTTCCGCTGCTATTGCCTTGGTGGAAAGTACGTCAAAATCATGCATTATGAGCCACGCAATCCGCATCATTTAAGGTATGTTGCTAATCACAATGTTTCTGATGAACTGATGCAAACCGTTCATGACTATACATTGAAATTGAACCACGCTTTAGGATACGATTTCAATACAGTTGAATTTGCTGTTCGTGATGGTGTACCTTATGCGATTGACTTTTGTAATCCTTCACCTGATGCCGACAAGCATTCCGTTGGCGAAGAAAATTTTGAATGGGTGGTGGAAAACGCAGCGAATATGGCCATTGAAAAAGCACTCGCTCACAAAGATGGCGCTGACAACCTCACATGGGGCACTTACATCAAAAATGCAGCGCGGGGATTGGGCATTTCAAAAGAAGGTTGATATCATAATTGCGAAACACGAATGATGTTGTAAAGGAATCACAAGACAAAATTTGTGAACCGGCTAACTGATTCGTGTTTTGTTACTTAATTTGCTGCCATTAGCCTAACCTACAAACAAAACCATGGTGAATAAACTTTTCACGATAGGAATAGAAGAGGAATTCATGATCATTGATCCTGAAAGCCGTGAGCTGGTATCGCACCTGCACCAGGTAGTAGAAGGCGGAATGACCGTTTTGAATGAACAGGTGAAAGCAGAAATGCACAAGGCAGTAGTTGAAGTTGGCACTAATATTTGTCATGATGTAAAAGAAGCGCGTAAGGAAGTCAAGCACCTTCGCAGCATCATTTCTAATATTGCCAAAAAGCAAGATTGCCTGATTGGTGCAGCAGGAGCGCATCCGTTTTCGCGCTGGCAGGATGCGATTATTACTGATCATCCCCGATACCAGGAGATTGTAAATGAAATGCAGGATGCTGCACGTTCTAACCTGATATTTGGCTTACATGTGCATGTGGGAATTGATAACCGGCAGACAGGCGTGCAGATCATGAATGCAGTGCGGTATTTTCTTCCGCACATCTTTGCTTTGTCAACCAATTCACCCTTTTGGCTGGGAAGAAATACAGGTTATAAATCGTACCGCACGAAAGTGTTTGATAAATTTCCACGCACCGGTATCCCTGAAAATTTTACGACTGCCTCTGAGTTTGATGAATACATTGCGCTGCTGGTGAAAACCAATTGCATTGACAATGGAAAAAAAATCTGGTGGGACCTGCGGTTGCATCCTGTTTTCAGCACGCTTGAATTCCGGATTTGCGATGTACCGATGCGCGTGGATGAAACGATTGCGCTCGCCGCGATTATGCAGGCCGTTGTCGCGAAGCAGCACAAGTTGATGCAACAAAACCTAACCTTCCGTACCTATAAAAGAGCACTCATCAACGAAAATAAATGGCGCGCCGCACGATATGGTATTGAAGGCAAGCTGATTGATTTCGGAAAAGAGGCGGAAGTTCCTTTTCAAAGTTTGCTGGATGAACTGATCTCCTTTGTAGACGATGTAGTAGATGAACTTAACTGCCGGGAAGAAGTGAATTACCTGCAGGAAATAGTGAAAATGGGCAGCGGCGCTGACCGTCAGTTAAAAGTGTTCAATGAAACCAACGACCTGAAGAAAGTGGTTGATTATATTGTGGAGGAGACGAACGTGGGGTTAGATTGATTACCGGATTTCTATCAATATAAAATTTTATTAACTTCGGATGCAAATATTTCGCATCTATGAAATTTATATTCCTCCTAACAATCTGTATTGTAGCATCAAGATTGGCTCTTTTTGCACAACCCGGAACTTTGGATTTGACATTCGGTATAAACACTCACATTACTACTGATATTTCATATAATTACAGAGATTTTGCTAATGCAGCTGTGAGGCAGCCTGATGGTAAAATTGTACTGGTCGGAGCATACTCTTTTTACGATTCCTATTGGGGAGAACAGTTCAGTTATTTTGCTTTAGTGAGGTATCTTTCAAATGGAGAACCGGACAGCACTTTTGGTGGAGATGGAAAAATTACCCTATCGGCAGTTTGCTATGAGGCGGAAGCAAATTCAGTATTAGTTCAACCCGATGGTAAAATTGTTGCCGGAGGAAGCGGAATAGTAAACTGTGAAAACAGCGATTTTATGCTTGCAAGATTTAATGCAGACGGAAGTAATGACAACTCATTTGGTTCTTCAGGAAACGTCACTACCGATCTTGATCCGGATGAAAGTGATGGAATAAGTTCTATAGCTCTTCAGAGTGATAATAAAATTGTAGCAGTAGGTTATTCAGGTCTGGATGATAGTGACTTTTCGATTGCACGCTACAATCCGGATGGTTCACTTGATGTCACCTTTGGCATTGGAGGTATCGTTCTTGTTGATTTTAACGGCGAATATTCGGCTGCAAATGCTGTTGTTATTCAGAGTGATGGAAAAATAGTGGTAGCCGGATATGCAGAAGACGACATTGCCCTGATAAGATTACTACCCGATGGTTTGCCGGATGCTACTTTTGGCATAAATGGAAAGGTCATTACGGATGTTCCCTCCACGACTGGTTTTATTTCCTGCGCAGCCATTCAGTCAAATGGAAAAATAGTGGTTGCAGGAAATTATGATGATTACAGTCAATCAAAATTTCTTGTGGTTAGGTATTCCGGCGAGGGAGTGGTAGACAGTTCTTTTGCAGAAAATGGTTTTTTTATCCTTGATATTCCGAATGACGGTGAAGCAATTAGTTCTTTACAAATTCAACCCGATGGAAGATTAGTTGTGGGGGGATATTGGAATAATTACGGAACAAATCCTCACAGAAACTTTGCCGTTGCGAGAATAAAGACCAGTGGAGCACTTGACAATACATTCGGTGAAGATGGGGTTGTCGTTTATGATTTTGCAGGATTTTATGATCGTGCATCTTCTATCGTTTTAGAACCGGATGATAAAATTATTGTGGCGGGTTCAGCCAGTGTGGGCTCGGATTATGATTTTGCATGGATCAGGTTGAATGCGGATGGTTCAATAAATAACTTTCCTCCGGATGGGAAGGTAACACTCAGCTTTGCAGAGGATGTTTATGATTTTGGCCATAAAATACTTATTCAACCCGATGATAAAATATTAGAGATTGGTCACACCTACATTTTTAACAAAGACTATTTTGCGATCTCCAGGTTTTTACCTGATGGTTTACGGGATACTTCATTTGGTATTGGTGGAAGAATAACTCATGCCTTTTCAAGCACCGGCAATGAGGCTTACAGCGGAGCACTTCAACCTGACGGTAAGATCATTGTATATGGAACCGCATCTTATTGGGAGCATTCTATAGTTGTTGCCAGGTTAAATACTGATGGTTCTCTTGATAGCACATTTGGAAATGATGGAGTGGTGAAATATGTATTGGGGGATGAAGAAGTAGAAGCAAGAGACATTGCACTTCAACCAGATGGAAAAATTCTGGCAGCCGCTGCCTATGAAGAATTCGGAACGAACACATTGATTAGATTTAATTCCGATGGATCAGTTGATAGCAGTTTTGGAAACTATGGAGAGATCCTTTTGGAAAGTCAGATATATGCTGTAGCAATTCAACCAGATGGAAAAATTCTGCTCGCCGGTAAAACCGTTTGGGGTACGTATGGCCCGGACTTCGTCTTATACAGGTTTCTTCTCAACGGAACATTAGATAATACTTTTGGCTCATCTGGGAAGGTGTCAACTGATTTTGGAAATTTCATTGTGGATTGTGTTCATGCTGTGATGCTTCAGTCAGATGGGAAAATTGTCTGCGCAGGTACAGTAGACCCAATTGCTTCTTATAGCATGATAGGTTTAGTCCGCTATAAAACAAATGGTGAAATAGACCCGGATTTTGGTGTTGAAGGGAAAGTTACAACAAGTAACCCCGACACCGATCTTGAAGGATTTGCTGCTCTTTTGCTTCCTGACCATAAGATCGTAGTTGCAGGATCGGTAGAAAGTGATTTTGTTTTGGTAAAATACCATAACAATGGAGGAATTGATCAATCGTTCGGATCACAAGGCATTGCAATAACCGATTTTAATGGGGAGAATGATATAGCTTATTCATTAGGCCTTCAGTCTGATGGAAAAATTGTAGCCGGTGGATATGTTTATGGGACAAATGGTGATTTTGGGTTAGCAAGGTATCTTAATGACATTGAAGTAAATACAGATGATATTACTCCCAACAACCTTTCTATATCCATATTCCCTAACCCTACAGATGGCATCGTGCATATTCAATCAAACGAAATATCCCTGGCTGAGACAACTATAAATGTGTATTCAATGACTGGTGAAAAATTGCTTCAACAGAAATTTGGTGCAATTGGTAACCAGCCTGAACAAATAGATTTATCCGGATTCTATTCGGGAATGTATTTCATAACATGTTCTACTCAAGATGCGATCTTCAGGCAAAAAATTCAGGTGATAAAATAATTAGAAGCGCCGTTCTACAAAGGCCATTTTCAACTAATTGTTGTATCAATTTCTATACACTTGCAGATGTATTGATGCATTTAATTTTCCGCCTGTGGAAAATTAATTCTGTGTTAATTCTATATTTGAACCTTATTAACAGAAATTTGATTAATGGTCTGTTAAATTGACCGATCAAAACACCACCAGAAAGTAGTTTAGCCACTATCATGGAGAAGCCGACAATCAAAGTAGCCATTCTCGACCTTTACAACCGCGAGAAGAATGAAGGCATGCGCGGTATCCGTTCCCTCCTTTACCTTGAACGGCAAAAAACGGATGCAAGGGTTCGCTGGGATGTTTACGACGTTCGGGATGCGGCGGAAGTGCCTGATGATAGTTATGATGTATATATTTCATCCGGCGGTCCGGGAAGCCCGCTTGCAAGTGGTGAACACTGGGAGAAAAATTACTTCAGGCTGATAGACAATTTGTGGGAACACAATTTGAAAAATACAGACCAGAAAAAACATGTTTTTTTCATCTGTCACTCCTTTCAGTTGATTTGCCGGCACTGGAAAGTGGGAGAAGTTACCAGGCGAAGATCCACTTCCTTTGGTGTTTTTCCTATGTATGCAACTAATGAAGCGGTTAATGAACCACTTTTTGAAAAATTACCTGAACCTTTTTACGCTGTTGATTCTCGCGATTACCAGGTAATTCAGCCCAACCAAACCCTTATGGATCGCGAGGGTTATCAATTGCTCGCACTTGAAAAACCAAGGCCACATGTAGATCTCGAACGTGCGATGATGGCTGTCAGGTTTTCCGATGAATTCTTCGGCACCCAATTTCATCCTGAAGCCGATCCGCAAGGTATGTTGCGTTACCTTGCACGTCCTGATAAGAAAGAACACGTAATCAAACATCATGGTGCTGAAAAATATTACCAGATGGTAGATTATCTTGACGATCCGAATAAAATTATATTGACCCAACAAATTATACTTCCTTCCTTTTTAACCAACGCCTTTAAAAAGGTACTTGAAACTGCTGACCTTGTCCCCGAGACAAGGATGAATCACGCCTTTGAAAAATTTTCCGGCTGATTTGCAAAAATATAAAGGAGCTGTATCAGCAGCTTTCTCTTCCTATTAATGAAATGCGCTTCCCTGCTATTTATCACAGTGCTGCGCTCTGCAGTATTTATCTATTTTTGAGGCTGTTCAAATTCAATAGCAATGGTTCCCTACTATCGTGAAAAATACAATGCTCAATTTACTGCTGAAAAATACAGTCAATTCCTCGCTAATCTTAACCAGGAAGCCGGCTATCACATTGAATTCAGGATAGCGGAAACGCCGATTTTTGTTCCCCGTGATTTCGAAGATCAACTGATAGCCGGTGGCAATGAAATTCTGCGCACTGTTACTTCGCCTGAATACTATCATACTTCAGATCGTGCCATTCCGCCGCATTTAAGAGTACCGAACGAAGATCAAAAGCCTGGTACCATTGCAATAGATTTTGCCGTCTGTAAAAATGAAGCAGGTGAATTGTTGCCTCAGTTGATTGAGATGCAGGCCTTTCCATCGCTGTTTGCTTATCAGCATTGGCTGGCAGGAAAATTTCGTGAGCATTTTTGGGTGCCTGAAAACATGAGTCACCTGTTCAATGGTCTTACCAATGAATCCTACGTAGACAGAATCAGAAAGTGGATTGTAGCGGATGAAAATCCGGAAAATGTAATACTGCTGGAAATTGAACCAGAGAAACAAAAAACACGCGTTGATTTTGAACTGACCAAACAAATGT
It includes:
- the rfbB gene encoding dTDP-glucose 4,6-dehydratase, with protein sequence MSDFQQKILVTGGAGFIGSHVVRRFIKKYPQYLIYNLDNLTYAGNLENLRDVEDAANYCFIKGDIIDAGFINQLFQEHHFNAVIHLAAESHVDRSIVSPMDFIFTNIVGTVNLLNAANVTWKNDKAAIQNPSVRNLFYQVSTDEVFGSLDNGGYFTESTAYDPRSPYSASKASADHLVRAYGHTYGLPVLVTNCSNNYGSFQFPEKLIPLAINNIKNNKPVPIYGKGENVRDWLWVEDHAAAIDLVFHEGKSGATYNIGGFNERMNIDLIMQLCKIMDERLQRAEGSSAKLLTYVKDRAGHDLRYAIDSSKITNELGWKPTLTFEEGLAKTVDWYLENEEWLRHVTSGDYQKYYVEQYVKR
- a CDS encoding GMP synthase, whose translation is MEKPTIKVAILDLYNREKNEGMRGIRSLLYLERQKTDARVRWDVYDVRDAAEVPDDSYDVYISSGGPGSPLASGEHWEKNYFRLIDNLWEHNLKNTDQKKHVFFICHSFQLICRHWKVGEVTRRRSTSFGVFPMYATNEAVNEPLFEKLPEPFYAVDSRDYQVIQPNQTLMDREGYQLLALEKPRPHVDLERAMMAVRFSDEFFGTQFHPEADPQGMLRYLARPDKKEHVIKHHGAEKYYQMVDYLDDPNKIILTQQIILPSFLTNAFKKVLETADLVPETRMNHAFEKFSG
- a CDS encoding carboxylate-amine ligase — protein: MVNKLFTIGIEEEFMIIDPESRELVSHLHQVVEGGMTVLNEQVKAEMHKAVVEVGTNICHDVKEARKEVKHLRSIISNIAKKQDCLIGAAGAHPFSRWQDAIITDHPRYQEIVNEMQDAARSNLIFGLHVHVGIDNRQTGVQIMNAVRYFLPHIFALSTNSPFWLGRNTGYKSYRTKVFDKFPRTGIPENFTTASEFDEYIALLVKTNCIDNGKKIWWDLRLHPVFSTLEFRICDVPMRVDETIALAAIMQAVVAKQHKLMQQNLTFRTYKRALINENKWRAARYGIEGKLIDFGKEAEVPFQSLLDELISFVDDVVDELNCREEVNYLQEIVKMGSGADRQLKVFNETNDLKKVVDYIVEETNVGLD
- a CDS encoding N-acetyltransferase, with the translated sequence MPVNEHIYFAHETAVIDEGCFIGKGTHIWHFSHVMPQCVIGENCNLGQNVVVSPDVVLGNNVKVQNNVSIYTGVTCEDDVFLGPSMVFTNVINPRSAVSRKNQYEKTLVKKGATIGANATIICGNTIGTFAFIGAGTVVTKDVKPYALVIGNPAKQIGWMSEYGHRLQFDESNIAICPESGEKYVLKNHEVEKLNP
- a CDS encoding esterase family protein; this encodes MNEQYFKWHSPVLNRETEMLVFGEGGYPIIAFPTSMGRYYQNRDFKLIESVEWYVNNGYVKIYCVDGIDEESWYNKSVSPAIRVQNHLVYDRFIHDEIFTRALRETGKSKVAVAGCSFGGYHATNFAFRYPEKVGYLFSMSAAYDIKPQLDGHYDDDVYYNNPTDYLPGLENPALYEMGIVLGAGEHDICLEANKELSEILNKKGIKHWLDIRMGAVHDWPIWREMFPHYLSQMKF
- a CDS encoding nucleotide sugar dehydrogenase; this encodes MFEELLDKKIKLAVIGLGYVGLPVALGFAKHVSVIGFDINSKRIDLLNKKIDPSSEMTAADFENCDITFTSDIKVLKEASFFIVAVPTPVDIHNVPDLQWLLLASETIGKVLKKGDYVVFESTTYPGCTEEDCLPVIEKWSGLKVKQDFKLGYSPERINPGDKEHTLEKIMKVVSGCDEESLDEIAKVYGIAARAGIHKAPSIKVAEAAKIIENTQRDVNIALMNELSLIFQLLGINTYDVIEAAATKWNFLKFYPGLVGGHCISVDPYYLTYKANELGYEPEVITSGRRINDDMGPHIARRTVQLLTQLGKDPGKSKVLVMGATFKENITDLRNSKVVDLIHELKEFSLKVEVTDPHAPDEEVLQQHGFSLVKNIAKDYDAVIVAVIHAEFRNLTEDYFLSITKPDALFMDVKGAFRKKITKMKYWSL
- a CDS encoding T9SS type A sorting domain-containing protein yields the protein MKFIFLLTICIVASRLALFAQPGTLDLTFGINTHITTDISYNYRDFANAAVRQPDGKIVLVGAYSFYDSYWGEQFSYFALVRYLSNGEPDSTFGGDGKITLSAVCYEAEANSVLVQPDGKIVAGGSGIVNCENSDFMLARFNADGSNDNSFGSSGNVTTDLDPDESDGISSIALQSDNKIVAVGYSGLDDSDFSIARYNPDGSLDVTFGIGGIVLVDFNGEYSAANAVVIQSDGKIVVAGYAEDDIALIRLLPDGLPDATFGINGKVITDVPSTTGFISCAAIQSNGKIVVAGNYDDYSQSKFLVVRYSGEGVVDSSFAENGFFILDIPNDGEAISSLQIQPDGRLVVGGYWNNYGTNPHRNFAVARIKTSGALDNTFGEDGVVVYDFAGFYDRASSIVLEPDDKIIVAGSASVGSDYDFAWIRLNADGSINNFPPDGKVTLSFAEDVYDFGHKILIQPDDKILEIGHTYIFNKDYFAISRFLPDGLRDTSFGIGGRITHAFSSTGNEAYSGALQPDGKIIVYGTASYWEHSIVVARLNTDGSLDSTFGNDGVVKYVLGDEEVEARDIALQPDGKILAAAAYEEFGTNTLIRFNSDGSVDSSFGNYGEILLESQIYAVAIQPDGKILLAGKTVWGTYGPDFVLYRFLLNGTLDNTFGSSGKVSTDFGNFIVDCVHAVMLQSDGKIVCAGTVDPIASYSMIGLVRYKTNGEIDPDFGVEGKVTTSNPDTDLEGFAALLLPDHKIVVAGSVESDFVLVKYHNNGGIDQSFGSQGIAITDFNGENDIAYSLGLQSDGKIVAGGYVYGTNGDFGLARYLNDIEVNTDDITPNNLSISIFPNPTDGIVHIQSNEISLAETTINVYSMTGEKLLQQKFGAIGNQPEQIDLSGFYSGMYFITCSTQDAIFRQKIQVIK